TTTCTGATCTTATTTTGTGTTGCTAACTTGGAAACTGTATGGGAGGAATTTCCTCCGTTACCAAGTTTTGCCTCATATTTGgctttactttatttttccttagttAAGTTGGTGCATAACAAAGTCTGAGCATCCatctatgtttttaaaaagatgtgATGAAAGTGAAAATCAACAGCGCAGGGTCTTTTTATAGATGAAAGTTTGGGGTGACCTGTGTATTAGCACTTGGTCTAAGAGCAGGAGAAGAGGAACTGCCCCAAGGCCAAGTCGTGGGTGCAAATCTTTTTGGAGAAGGGAGGCCACATACAACTCTAACATCCACACGGAGCAGAGGGACTTTGGCATCTCCTACAGACCTGCCAAACCACAGAGTGAGCTGGAGGGAATGCTCAGCAAATGAACTCGGGGGTGCCTTTGAGGTTCCACTAATGATCTGTTCTTTACATACCCCTCAAAGCCCCCCAGCACTGTAGCCATGCCCAGATGCTTCTGTGACTTAAGCAGAACTGCACTCGCAGCATGTCAGGGTGCTGAGCTCCTGGAGCAAGGTAAGACTTTGTTTTGTAGTGATCTTGGAAGGCCCTGTCGCAGAGGATGCTTTGCAAAGCCCACGTGTAAGAAGCAGAGGATGAGTAAATCCAGCTGCACAGGCTGCATATAATGATGCAGAACCTCATTTCCATGCTCCTGTAACCACATCTGTTCCATCCTTCCACAGCACAGTCAGCATCTGGAGCCTGTCCTCAAAAGCAAAGCTACTCCCTCAAACTTGTGAGTTTTGATCTGTTTGGGTAAGGAATAGTGCATAGAGTACTGTGTCCCGACCTGTTTGGCTGGGAGTGTCCAGGGAATTCGGAGGGAGTGGTCACAGAGGCCCCTTGTAGCTCAGGGGATGGATGTAGCCTGAGGGTGTTGTTTGGAGTTCAGTACAAGTTGCCTCTTCCACTAAAGATGTTAAGGAAATAGATATGAGGATTAAAATAACCCAAAAGCCTTAATCACAGAAAGTTGCCACTTTGATCCAGCAGGCTCAGTAACCTCCAGAACGGAACTGGGTGGTGTGAGGTGAAGACCTTGATTCAGGAATGTCAGACCAGCCTTTCTCCTGTATGGCTGAGGTCTGGGGAAACTGGAGGGCTTGGACTTTggtgctgtgctgaggcagTGTGACAGGCCAGCATGGAGACACTCCATAAAGCCAGAGCACTTTTAAATCAAATAGGAATTATAGTTGGAGTTCTGAGCCAGCGTTCCAGGCACTTCTCAACACCTTGGGTTCTCCAGAAACGTGTTATTTCCAGTAATAGCTGTTTTGTGGTAGAAATTCAGTGGATTGATTCTCAGTAGCTcacaaaacagagcagaaagacTTCTCttgtctgctgtggctcttgggCTTTGCTGGTCTGTGGGAGGGCCAGTGCTGGGGGGTCTTGCAGGCACTTGATTAATCACTCTGCCTTTTGTCAGAGGAGACATGTAAGAGGATGGAGAAGGAATACAGTGTTGATGAGGGAAGACAGCCAAGTGCCACAAAACTGGAACCAGTAGGAGAGAAATTGTAATCACTTCTGTAGGCAATACTCCCAGCTCCTGTTTTGCACCTTTTGGCATTTTTCCTgatgccacagcccagcccttgaGGCTGCAGAGTACTGTGGAATATGATAAGGCACAAGAGAGCATTTTGGCCCAGGGGTTTGCTGGCTCAGATGGGCTCACCAGGCAAGGTGCAGAGTGAAATGTCCTCTGGGATGTGGTCTCTGTTGTCTGGAGGCTGCTGATCATGCAGTTTGGTATCAAACCAGCTAACATacaacactgctgcttcctcctgtcCATAATAGCAGCTGTCCTGAGTTACCTGTGTGTCGACTGTGTGTGTAGACAAACAGATTCATACTGAGTGTAAACAATGTGCATTTGAGGTCACTCGATGACACCAGTATCTTAAATATCACAAATACAGACATTTTAACTTGTCTCACTTTCTGACAGCAAGAATGAAGTGTTACAGCTCTCTGTTGAGACTTGCCTGTTTGCAGGAATGCCCTCATCTCTGCTGTGACTAAGAAGGTCACCTCTGGCTCCCCTTAGGGCTCGCTCCAGGCTGCCAGATGGGCTGCAGTGCCTGGTTGTCCTTAACCCACAGACAGCTGTAAATGGGACTGCTGGAAAGGCCCCACCTGAGACAGCCACTCCCCTCTTCTGTGCTGATGCTCAGAGTTTATGTGGCTGTTAGGGCAGCATTAAATAGTGAACCAAAACACTTGACCTCTGTTCTCAGCTCTGTTAATTTTTTAGGGGGGTTGgtcctttctttaaaatgtttagTGAAGGTCCTGTAGCAATCTTGCCCAAGTTGCCCTTTCCAGCAGGATGTGTGTGGCAGAACTAACACTCCTCCTTCCTGTTCCCCTTAGGATGCCAAAGATGGGAGGATCTACAATGAGCAGAATTTCTTCCAGAGAGCTGCCAAAGCAGGCACAGGTTGGTGCTTCTTGGGAGAGCAGGGACTAAGGACAACTGGCATCCCTCTCTCATCAGTTCCCTGAGTCTCTTAGAAGGCCAGGCCAGGACAAACTCCTTACCTGCTTGGTTAGTGCTGAGAAGTTCAGTCAAGagccagctctcccagcagtgtgtgctgtAGGACACAGCAGTATTGGCATTTAGAAGCTTTCTTGCTCTACCCACTCTGTGTTGATGTCCCAGGGAgctgtccagccctgcagcctgacCCACCTTGGCTCACTCTGTCCTGTGCCCCTTCCACGGGCAGTTCTGTCAGCTGCTCTCTGGTATTGACTCCATTGACCCCAAAACTTGAGCAAGAGCAAAGCTGCCCAGAGAGTGTGGGCAGAGGTGATGGAGGAGTTCATGTCAAACCTGCATTTTTGGGAGGACTGCAAAAATCTGCTTCTCCATCCCACTCTGCCTCCcctttccttgttttccctAGCCCTGTACAATCCCTTAGCTTGCTCTGGTATTCCCTGTCCCATTCTTGCTCTGCAGTGCTATGTGCATTAACATACCCCCACACATCATGCTGGAATTCCAGGGACATAATCAGGATGAGAGAGGCTTCTGGCTGTCACCTGCCCAAGGCAGATCAGACCTTTAGAAGAGGAGCATCTCTGAATgagctcctccttcctcctggagcaactcagcagcatctgctgccctgtgtcctgttctctctccctgcagtgGAGAAGTGGAAGAAGTGGCACTCTGTGCCTTTGCTGGGCATCCCCAATTGTGTTGGCTTTGGACTGCATGCAGACAGCTACAGGTGAGGAGACAGCCAAGGGTACAGCTGAGCTCTTGGGCCACTTCATGagctttccctctccccctcctgtCTGTTAGTCCATTTGTCATTGTGCCCTGGGCTCCTGACTGTATGCACTGCTCCTGTATCATTTATtaaatgctttgctttgccttgttGTCCTGTTTTGTTCAGTCCTTATGTTGCTGGTGAAGTaactgcttttgctgctgctgcccctcagaCCAGGAGACACCTTATTCTGACCCTTTAAACCCAGTACAAAAAGGAGACTCAGGCTGTGTATCTGCAACACAAGTCCAGCACATCTGTCTCCTTTGTAAGAAGTTTTGTCTTACCAAAAATGTTTGCCCAGGTCAGCTTGGAGTCGAAGTGGGATCTAATGGGTTGCTTGACCGGTGTCTGTTGCAGGGTTTTGAAACCAGGTGGGTGCTGCCACATGCAAAGCCCTTTTCTTTTGTAGGTTTTTGGTGTTCTCTGACTTGGGGCAAACTCTTCAGTCGGTGCTGAGTGATGGCTTGAACGTGCTGAGGGAGAAGGCAGCTTTTCAGATTGCAGTCCGCCTGGTATGTGGAGAGCCAGTTCTTCCTAAGAGACCTGTTCAGCAAAGGTCTGTAACTTGCAGATTTTTCAGAGGTGTTTTCAGGCTGCTCCATGGGCTTGCCTGGCGTCTCGAAGTAGCACCTCTTGAGCCTTGTAAACTTGAGTATCATCTTTGGAGTGTTGTATCACCTTGAAGGAATTTGGGGTAAGGAGAAATGAGAGACTTTGAACTTAGAGGCTGTGAACTTAGAGCTTTTAGTGCTCCTCCACgtgcctgcagggagctggggagggtccAGCTCAGTGTTAGCCAGGGTGCTGCAGGAGCCTGGGGCGGTCTGATGGACTCCCCTCTATTTATTCCCAGCTGGACTGCCTGGAGTTCATCCATGAGAATGAGTATGTGCACGGGGACATCACTGCTGAGAACATCTATCTGAACCCAGCAGACCTCACACAggtggggagcaggagcagtgctggcagggagtgggagtGGAGGTGGGCTTGGGAAATGGGATAGGGCAAGCCCCAGGCCCCtgggccgggcagggcagcagagcagtgtgggcagggctCACACAGTGCTGTGGTCAGGGCTGGGGGCTACACTgagcagaactgaccccacccaCGGTCAGGTGTGAGctcttgctgtgctgcaggtgacCCTGGCAGGCTATTGCTTTGCGTTCCGGTACTGCCCTGGGGGGAAGCACGTGGCGCGGCgggagggcagcaggacccCTCACGAGGGCACCGTGGAGTTCATCAGCCTGGACAGCCACAAAGGTGCAGGTGGGTCTGGGTTCCTGACCTCGCTGGAGCTGTTCCTGTGGCAGCActccctggagctggggctccctgctggcagggctgtcactgctgctttccaggcaTTCACATGCACCAGGAAACACGTTCCTATTTAGGCTCTTCACTCCTGCCTCTctctgggctgctctgcctctccaggTCACTCAGTGACTGCAGCAGGGATGTTCCTGCTCCATCTGGAACTTGGCTGCTACAGGCGTGTGAGGAATAGAGAACAGGGCCCTTCGTGCTGGCTTAGCAGGGATCAGTTTGAAGCCAGGCTGGATCCCTGCCCAAAACAGATTTgcagcaggctctgctctgaCCTTGAAGCAATGAGAGCTGGAAAGGCATTTAAATCCTAAAGtcattttggttggaaaagacctttaagatcattgagacCAACTGTAAACCTAGgactgccaaggccaccactaacccacgtccacaagtgccacatccacacagcttttaaatccttcctgtgatggggactccaccactgccctgggcagcccattccaaatTAGCTGGTCCCTCTCCTGGCTGGGATGTGACTGTTCAGCAAATCTTCCTCTAGAGGCTGGGTGTTGATTCCTCAGCTGTGGGAGTTAGCAGGCTCCCACAGGTATTGACATCCCAGACCACATCCTAATGGAGCTCTTGGGTTTCTTTACTTTCGCCCTTCGTGACATGAGTTGTCTCTTCCCATCAGGACCATCTCGCCGAAGTGACTTGGAATCTCTGGGCTACTGTCTTCTGAAATGGCTCTGTGGCTTCTTGCCTTGGTCTAATGTGCTGGACAAAGTAGAAGCTGTGGTGGAGCAGAAGGAAAGGTAGGAGAAATCATCTGCTCCTTTGGAGAGTCAGCAGAAAGCAGCGAGGGAGGTTTTGTGAGTGAAATTCCTCAGTCCCAAAACACTGTTGGGACCGGGTAAATCCCAAGGCTGAGCCTGGCCCAAGGGTGTTTGATGAACCCCAAGTTCCACTCAATTCAGTGTGGCCATCTGAATTCAGcctttctggggttttgtgttcCTGTTGCCAGAGCCACGTGCTCGGGTGCCTGGTCCACTACTTGTCTCCTGACAGCACTCTGCTATTCCAGGTACAGAGAGGATGTGATGTGCCTTCTCCGACTGTGCTTCAGGCAGAGATCCATTCCAGGTATGGGTTTGCCCTTGGTGGCAGTGGGACTCAGGGGATTGGCTGTACCTGAAGCCAGAACCTTCTCTGTGCTGGGGTGCTGGTCAGGGAAGGCTTCTGGTGGAGATGGTGGCCATGCATTGCATGGACTGGTGGTCAGGCTGGGAAcaaattccttgttttctgtatAGCAAAACAAGGAGGGCTGCCTCCCATGGTCTTGTTTCATGAGCCTTGCTGAAGAGACAGGTGTTCTGGTGggtttaaaaatacagtatttggGACTAGAGGTCATTTCCCCACCTCATTCTCTTGcccaaagctgtggctgccccatccctggaaatgggccaggttggacaggtcttggagcagcctgggctggtgggaggtgtccctacccatggcagggggtggaactggatgagctttaaggtcccttccaacacaaaccatcctgtgattctattttATTCTCCAAGTCTGTGACCCTGTCTTTGAGCTCAGCATGCGCCTTGGTTTGGTTtccctctctgagcagctgcccagggtgggtgggtgagCTGCAGGCTGAGCAGGTGGCCAGGTGGCAGCTGGagttgctgtgctgctccaggtgtGACATCTCTTGCTTTGTAGAGGCTCTACAGAGCTACCTGGAGCGAGTGCTGGCTCTGGAGTACGAGGAGAAGCCTGACTATGGGGCCCTGCGGCAGCTCTTCAAGAAGCCCCTGGAGAAGATGAAAACTTCAGCTTATGACTCCATTGATGTCCAGGTGGTGCCCTAGGTgagtgccaggagctgggatggcagcacagagctggcatctgtcccctgtgccctgcagtgccacgGGAAGGAGAGGACAGAGCAGCCTGGTCTGTGACAGCTCTCCAGGTGACACCAACCTGCTCCTCCTGACATACCATTCCCCATCACCAGACCAGATCAGTAGTAGACAATGCCTGTGtttcctcaatttttttctgaaaatagttGTCCTTGAAGGAATACAACAAGGATTAATAAAGCAAAGGCTGAAGGGTCTCCAGGGCTGTGGAGGTCATAACAAAATACAGACTCATGCAatctggtgatttttttttttaagagaattgAGGCTCTGGGCTATACCTTTTGCTATTCCCTTTCAGAAAGCAGAGTGTAGCTCTGGTTTTAGAGCCTCAGCCCTGAGGCAGTGGTGTCTCTCAAGCACAGCTGTTGTTTTAGACATGAGGCACCTCCAAGAAAAAGGCTTGGTATGGAGCCAAACCTGGTTTGAGTGCAGGGCTGCATCAGCCAAGGCCCCTGCATTcagcaacagaaacacagagccAGCTCCTCATCACTCAATTCCCTCTTCCTGGGAAGGAATTGAACTGATTaatcttccccttctctttttttctttcagatcaAGAGAACATGCACAGGAAGAGTTCAGAGCTTTCTGCAGTGAGGCCTTTCCCACACACATTTAACTTCTACCAGTTTTAGAATGtgatttttaagtgcttttttcccattttaatgTGACCCAGTGTTGAAGTTCGAGGTGCTGCTGTACCAAGTTAATGTGAAGACACTCCTGCATGGCAAGTCAGgggaagcaggagctggagaacTGCAGTGGAggcacctggagcagagaaattaaatcagggacttttttctttttttaaaactgcaatGGCAGAACATAGTTTTTTAGTAAACTTTGTGGACAAAACCCCAAGGCTGCTGTTGGTTATTTGGTGCATTTAAGGCCTTGGCCTTTCTGGGGCTGCTGTAGCGTTGTGAGTGTGGTTTGAGCTCCCTGTGGTTTTCATGTAAATAATTTCAGGCAGTGCCATTGCAACTTAACCATCAGAACTCAGCTCACAGCTAAACCCAACCTCACCCCAACCAGCCCAGCAGTTCTCCAGGCCAGTGAatgaggggaaggaaaaggagccACCTctaagaaaacaattttataaAAACAATTGGTCAATAAAAACTCACTACACTGTGTGTATCAGAACTGTTGCCAATGCCACAGTAACTTCTAAAAAGTCCTGGAGTCCAGTTCCAGTGTTAACTTCAGTGACACCTCCTGGAAGTCTTGTACCTTGGTATTCCAATGTTCACTATGTGTTAAGGCACAGAAGGAATTTTCAGATGAGGAAAACATGGCAACAAGAGAAAAGGCAAATGAGGTTTAAACCATGTGAGAGGTAGGTAAGAGAGCAGCTCAGACCTGCAGTGAGCCTTCATTTACCTCTGGGTTTTTTCAATAAAAACCTTGTATCAGTGCAGCAAATGCCATAGACAGAAGAGGGGAGTTGAGGGAGACCTGGCCAGAATAAAAAGGCAGCACAACCTCTAAAAAGGTCTTTCACATGGAAGAATTCCTAGTGTTACATTCAGAAACTTGAGAACCTATGTCAATTCATTTCCTAGTGCCAGGCCTCAGAGGAAGCAAGGGACAGGACAGTTCTTTAAGAGGGATGACAAAAGTGGGTTCAAAAATTTCATAGTGGGAGCAGAACCTTAGCAGAGGATCAGACAGTAGGGGACATGTAAAAAGGCAGCTGTAAAGGGAGGAAAGAGCCCAGATGTGAgctacagaatcacaggatagATAAGGCTGAGGGTaagggggttgtttttttggagGTATTTACAATATTCACTATCATCCCTGTATGACTGCAACAGAAGCATGGCTTCCAGGAATCCTGGAAAAGTTAAAAGCATGAAGAAATTAGAGGCTTACGAAGCCCAAGTTCAGCCTCTCTTCAGTGTGTTCTGCCATGTTTTTTCGCTTGACTTGCCTCCTGTGCAGGTCGTGGGGCTGGGACAACTCCCTGTTTGTGGCGCTGCCgtggggcagtgctgaggtAGGTTTGGGGGGAACTCCAGGGCTGCCTCCAACAGAAGATGTGGGACTGGCACTGTTGACAGAGGAGTAGCCTGAGCTCCCCTCTGGCTTGGCATTCCTTGGGGTGAGATACTCCCCTGGCAGCTTCGTGTCCCCCCGGGGCGCCGCAGGCACATCCCAGTCCCTGACTGGGCCGTCATCATCACTGGAGTCCTGCCCACAGTGCTCTGCAGGGTCCAGGTAGAGCACAGTCACATCCAGGATCCCACTGGGACTGGTCACTGCagggggggagagagaaaggTGTGCCCAAATCCAGCACCAAGCAGCACTCAACACAGAACCAAgcagaacaaagcaaagcatGAGTGTCCACCTTCTTCTGTCTGCTCACACACATAGGGCAAACTTCCAAGTTCAGCCTCTTTTAACACAGTATCTTCTCATCCCTCAGACTATTTGGACTAAGATCTATTTAGATCTAAAAGTACTTAGAGTTAAGGTGTAAGAGCTATTTAGAAAACCAGCAGCCAGGCCCAGTCAGCAAAAACCATCAGCTAATTAGTGTTTCTAACACAGCGGGTCACTCATCACAGTTGGTGCACTGCAAACAGCCTCACTTTGAAATGCTGAGCAGCTACAAAAGCCCTCACCATGTTCTGAAGCAGTGCAGAGAAACAAGATAGATACCTCTGAGATAGTTTAACAATTAAAACCACGAGCAAAGAGGAAGTTTTTCCAACTGGTCTTCAGCTGAAACTTCAGGCATCTGGTGCCTGAGAAACAGTTTTAAGCAAAGATGAAAAGACAGCTTTAAACTTCTTGGCTGCTTTTCATAAGGAGAATAAACTGCTCACCATCTCCTTCTCTCTCGCCTTCACTTTCCTGATCACCTTCATAACCAGAGCAGGAATCTAAACTCCAGTCAAGAAAGTTGTCCAGCAGACTTTCCTCCTGGGaggacagctctgctgtgggtgTGGTCACAAAGCTGCCCCTGTCATCCTCAATGCTGTCTTCCCTCCT
This genomic window from Pithys albifrons albifrons isolate INPA30051 chromosome 16, PitAlb_v1, whole genome shotgun sequence contains:
- the VRK3 gene encoding serine/threonine-protein kinase VRK3; translated protein: MPGRGRRGRGRGPGTGTAPVTAPVTAPAEQPRAEVSGGFPRPGRFCPQCGLAVEPAFRFCPACGGRLPAPPEEQRPEPAAPPPAPGPAASPSPRAAPRGPRSPRKPRPGPAAPLPPDTVLADQGGRRWRLRRLLEQGGCGLVYEAQSASGACPQKQSYSLKLDAKDGRIYNEQNFFQRAAKAGTVEKWKKWHSVPLLGIPNCVGFGLHADSYRFLVFSDLGQTLQSVLSDGLNVLREKAAFQIAVRLLDCLEFIHENEYVHGDITAENIYLNPADLTQVTLAGYCFAFRYCPGGKHVARREGSRTPHEGTVEFISLDSHKGAGPSRRSDLESLGYCLLKWLCGFLPWSNVLDKVEAVVEQKERYREDVMCLLRLCFRQRSIPEALQSYLERVLALEYEEKPDYGALRQLFKKPLEKMKTSAYDSIDVQVVP